A window of the Desulfovibrio sp. Fe33 genome harbors these coding sequences:
- the era gene encoding GTPase Era: MHKFGMIALIGPPNAGKSTLMNTYLGQKVAIVSPKPQTTRNRISGILTTDDAQLVFLDTPGIHRLRGKMNRFLLESAWNALASSDAVVVLLDAALYCAKPQLLDKEIAPLVKPVSEAGRPVLVAVNKIDRIKEKDQLLPFMARLSELWPEAEFVPVSALRGKGTNELLERILAHTPEGPQMFPEDQISTVPLRFMASEIIREKLFYSLRQELPYSTAVEIELWDEDSREDMVVINAVIYTSRKGHKGMIIGKQGANLKEIGTQSRQEISELIGSKVHLELWVKVREGWTEDPGFLRSMGLGE, translated from the coding sequence ATGCACAAATTTGGTATGATAGCCCTGATCGGTCCGCCCAACGCGGGCAAGTCCACGTTGATGAACACCTATCTCGGACAGAAGGTGGCCATCGTCTCGCCCAAGCCGCAGACCACGCGCAACCGCATCAGCGGCATCCTGACCACGGACGACGCACAGCTCGTTTTCCTCGACACGCCGGGCATCCACCGGCTGCGCGGCAAGATGAACCGGTTCCTGCTGGAGTCGGCCTGGAACGCCTTGGCTTCATCCGACGCCGTGGTGGTTCTTCTGGACGCGGCCCTCTACTGCGCCAAGCCGCAACTGCTCGACAAGGAAATCGCTCCGCTGGTCAAACCGGTGAGCGAAGCGGGACGGCCAGTGCTGGTGGCGGTGAACAAGATCGACCGCATCAAGGAAAAGGACCAGTTGCTGCCGTTCATGGCCAGACTCTCGGAGTTGTGGCCCGAAGCCGAGTTCGTGCCGGTTTCCGCGTTGCGCGGCAAGGGCACGAACGAATTGCTCGAACGCATCCTGGCGCACACCCCCGAGGGGCCGCAGATGTTCCCGGAGGATCAGATATCCACCGTGCCCTTGCGGTTCATGGCTTCGGAGATCATCCGGGAAAAGCTGTTCTATTCGCTCAGGCAGGAACTGCCCTACTCAACGGCCGTGGAAATCGAGCTGTGGGACGAGGATTCGCGGGAGGACATGGTCGTCATCAATGCGGTCATCTACACCTCGCGCAAGGGCCACAAGGGCATGATTATCGGCAAGCAGGGCGCGAACCTCAAGGAAATCGGCACCCAATCCCGACAGGAAATTTCCGAACTCATCGGCTCCAAGGTCCACCTGGAGCTGTGGGTCAAAGTCCGCGAAGGTTGGACCGAGGACCCCGGCTTCTTACGCTCCATGGGCCTCGGCGAGTAG
- a CDS encoding DnaJ family domain-containing protein yields MFNVTAIIAEEHIRKAQKEGKFDDLDGMGLPLKPDEAANLPPELRMAYRILKSSGHLPAEILEEKEITCAIDLLEHMEDEQERYRQVQKLNVMIMQMNERRRRPVTLDASSDYYRRIVEKVRIAEERFGKSEKGLT; encoded by the coding sequence ATGTTCAATGTGACGGCAATCATCGCCGAAGAGCACATCCGCAAGGCCCAGAAAGAGGGTAAATTCGACGACCTGGACGGCATGGGGCTCCCCCTCAAGCCGGACGAGGCCGCGAACCTGCCGCCCGAGTTGCGCATGGCCTACCGAATCCTCAAGAGTTCCGGGCATCTGCCCGCAGAAATCCTTGAAGAGAAGGAAATCACCTGCGCCATCGACCTGCTTGAACACATGGAGGACGAGCAGGAGCGCTACCGGCAGGTGCAAAAGCTGAACGTCATGATAATGCAGATGAACGAACGTCGCCGCCGTCCGGTGACTCTGGACGCGTCCAGCGACTACTACCGCCGCATCGTTGAAAAGGTGCGCATCGCCGAGGAACGGTTCGGCAAGTCAGAAAAAGGATTAACATAA